TTGGGAGTTGCGCCCCCGGGACTAAAATACCTTAATTTCAGCAATAAAGTTGCTTCACCGCGCGCATTTTGGGGTATGAAGGGCGCGATTTCGTTGCATATTTTGCAATGCAGTACGGACGACGGGTTGGGACGGCCCGAAGGCAATGAGTAAGAACCTCGACGACATCGATCTGAAAATCCTGGCCGAAATCCAGGCCGACGGGCGAATCACCAATGTCGAACTCGCGCGGCGGGTGGGGATTTCGCCGCCGCCCTGTTTGCGGCGGGTGCGGGCGCTGGAGGAGGCCGGCTACATCGTCGGCTATCGCGGCCTGCTCGATCCGCGCAAGCTCGGTTTCGACGTGACGGTGTTCGCGTCGGTGCATCTGTCGAGCCAGGCGGAAGCCGATCTGCGCGCGTTCGAAGCGTTCGTGCGCGCCGAGCCGCTGGTGCGTGAGTGCTGGATGCTGTCGGGCGATGTCGATTTCATCCTCAAATGCGTCGCCCCCGACATGAACAAATTCCAGGAGTTCGTGTCACGGCTCACGGCTGCGCCGCACGTCCGCAACGTGCGCACCTCGCTGGTGCTGCACAACTCCAAGGACGCGGCCGCGGTGCCGATGGAATTGACCACACCCTGATTGAGATGCGGCCGCAGGCCGCGCGTCCTCGTTCCCTCACGTCGGCGCGCCATGGCGGGCCGATGATCTACCGGAGCCGCGCGTGACCGTTCTTCAGATCGTTTTGATCGCCCTTGCGGGCTTTGCCGCAGGCACGGTGAATGCCGTCGCCGGCGGCGGCTCGTTCTTCACCTTCGCGGCGCTGGTGTTCGGTGGCCTGCCGACGCTCGATGCCAATGCCACGAGCGCGGTGGCGCTGACGCCGGCCAACCTCGCCAGCGTGGTCGGCTATCGCGAGGAGGTGCGCAAGAACTTCCGCGAGATGATTCCGTTCCTCGTCATCGGCATCGCCGGCGGGGCGATCGGAGCGTGGCTCCTGATCACGATCGGCGACGAAGGCTTCCGTCCGACGGTGCCGTGGCTGCTGCTGCTGGCGACCGTGCTGTTCGCGCTGTCGGGCCACATCAACCGCGCGATCGCGCCGTTCGCGGCGAAGGGCGGGGCGGGCGTCAAGTTCGCGGCCTTCGCGTTGATGGCGGTGGTCGCCATCTATGGCGGCTTCTTCGGTGCCGGCATGGGCATCATGATGCTGGCGGCGCTGGCGATCATCGAGAGCGGCGACTTCCACAAGTCGAACGCGATCAAGAATGCGGTGGCGTTTCTGATCCAGACGGTGTCGGCAACGCTGCTGATCGCGGGCGGCCTGGTGCATTGGCCGCACGCGGTGATCACTATGCTGGCTTCGATCGCCGGCGGCTATCTCGGCGTCAGTGTCGCGCGGCGGGTGCCGCAGCCGGTGATCCGCGCGACCGTGGTGACGGTCGGCGCGGTGCTCACGCTGGTCTTCTTTGTGCGCGGTTGAGTCGTGTAGCGCATGCAACGGGGCTGGTTCAGCGCGCGCTGAACTGCGACCCGTCGCATACCGCGCCGAAGATGGGCGGTGCTTTCTTGCTTCCCGTTACTTGCGCTTCAGCAGCGCATCGACGCTCCAGCTGCCGCCGCCCGCGCAGGCGAGATACAGGAAGGTGAAGCAGTACAGCGCGGCGAGCTCGCCGCCGTTCAGCAGCGGATAGAAGCCCTTCGGCGCGTGCGCGATGAAGTAGGCGAATGCGGTCATGCCGGAGAGGATGAACGCCGACGCGCGGCTGAACAGCCCGATCACCAACAGCGCGCCGCCGATCAGCTCGATCACGCCGGCATTCCAGCTCATCGAGAACATCGCCGCGTTGTTCATCTGCGGATGGATCGGAAAGCCGAGCAGCTTCGCCGTGCCATGCTGCAGCACCAACAGCGCCGACATGATGCGCAGCACGCTGAGGACGCGCGGCGACCAGGCCGCGCTGAAACGATCGAGATTCATAATAAAGGAACTCCGGCTTCAGGGTCTGAAGCCGGAGGGTTAACCTGCGATGCGTGACACGCAAAGCACGGATGCGATCACAAATGCGCCAGTTTCGATTATTTCCACTCGATCTTGGCGACTTCGTAGGCCTTGGCGCCGCCCGGGGCGACCACCTCGACGGAGGCGCCCTTCTTCTTGCCGATCAGCGCGCGCGCCAGCGGCGAGGTGACGGAGATGCGGCCCTTCTTGGCGTCGGCTTCCGGCTCGCCGACGATCTGCCAGACCTTCTTCTGCTCGGTGTCTTCATCGACGAGGGTGACGGTCGCGCCGAACTTGATGGTGTCGCCCGACAGCTTCGACACGTCGATCACGTCGGCGCGCGCGAGCTTGTCTTCGAGCTCGGCGATCACGCCCTCGTTGTGCGACTGCTGTTCCTTGGCGGCATGATACTCCGCATTCTCGGAGAGATCGCCGTGCGAGCGCGCTTCGGAAATCTGCTGAATGATCCGCGGCCGTTCGACCTGCTGGCGATGCTTCAGTTCGCTCTCCAAAGCGACGTAGCCAGCCTGGGTCATCGGAATCTTGTCAACCATTCTTCGTCTTCCTTCAGTTCCGTGCGGTCCGGTCTCGCACCGGCCGTACAAAACCCGTTAGTGTTGCGTGCTTCAGTCACGCGTTCGGATTCACGCCACGCAGCGTTTCACGTTGTACGCCAGAGCGCGAGTCCCGTGTCTTGCGTACAGTTTACGGCCTCCGTAAGGAGCGCCGGTACTCATCTCATGATGCGGGAACAGAACAGCGCAGAGGCGCACCGGTTCCAACTATATACCAGAAGTCCCGGAAGATCACGCCGCCGGGAAGTAGCTCTGCAGGGTTCTGACCTCGAGATCGCCGCCCAGATAGCCCTTGATGCCCTGCGCCGCGGCCAAGGCCCCGGACAGGGTGGTGTAGTATGGCACCTTATGCAAGAGGGCGGCACGCCGCAGCGAGCGGCTGTCGGCCAGCGCCTGCGGCCCTTCCGTGGTGTTGAACACCAATTGGATCTCGCCGTTGGTTATCGCATCGACGATGTGCGGCCGGCCTTCCAGCACCTTGTTGATCTTCTCGGTCGGCACGCCGTTGTCGACCAGGAAGCGCTGGGTGCCGGAGGTGGCGATGATCTTGAAACCGGCCGAGGCGAGCAGCCGCACCGCGTCGAGGATGCGCACCTTGTCTTCGTCGCGCACCGAGACGAACACGGTGCCCTTGCGTGGAACGCGGGTGCCGCCGCCGAGCTGGCTCTTGGCGAAGGCGATCGCGAACGACTTGTCGAGGCCCATCACCTCGCCGGTCGATTTCATTTCCGGGCCGAGCACGGTGTCGACGCCGGGGAAGCGTGCGAACGGGAACACCGATTCCTTGACGCCGATGTGGTCGAGCTTGCGCGGGGCGAGCTTGAAGTCGGCGAGCTTCTCGCCGGCCATCACGCGCGCGGCGATCTTCGCCACCGGGCGGCCGATCACCTTGGCGACGAACGGCACCGTGCGCGAGGCGCGCGGGTTGACCTCGAGCACGTAGATCTCACTGTCCTTGATCGCGTACTGCACGTTCATCAGGCCGACCACGTCGAGGCCGAGCGCGAGCTCGCGCGTCTGCCGTTCGAGTTCGGCGACGGTCGCGGCCGGTAGCGAATGCGGCGGCAGCGCGCAGGCGGAATCGCCGGAGTGGATGCCGGCTTCCTCGATGTGCTCCATGATGCCGACGACGAACGTGTCCTTGCCGTCGGCGAGGCAGTCGACGTCCACCTCCACCGCGTCCGACAGGTAGCGGTCGAACAGCAGCGGATTCTTGCCGAGCACGGTGTTGATCTGCCCGGTCTTGTCGTTCGGATAACGCGCCTTGACGTCGGCGGGCACGAGCTCCGGCAGCGTGCCGAGCAGGTAGTCGCCGAGCTGGCCTTCGTCGCGGATGATCTGCATCGCGCGGCCGCCCAGCACGTAGGAGGGGCGCACCACCAGCGGGTAGTCGAGCTCGCCGGCGATCAGCCGCGCCTGCTCCACCGAGTAGGCGATGCCGTTCTTCGGCTGCTTGAGCTGCAGCTTGTCGAGGATGCGTTTGAAGCGGTCGCGGTCCTCGGCGAGGTCGATCGCCTCCGGCGAGGTGCCGAGGATCGGCACCTTGGCCTCTTCCAGCGCGTGCGCGAGCTTCAGCGGGGTCTGGCCGCCGAACTGCACGATCACGCCGTGCAGCGTGCCGTTGGAGCGCTCGGTGTCGATGATCTCCAGCACGTCTTCGGCCGTCAGCGGCTCGAAATAGAGGCGATCGGCGGTGTCGTAGTCGGTGGAAACCGTTTCCGGGTTGCAGTTGACCATGATGGTCTCATAGCCGGCATCGCCGAGCGCGAAGCAGGCGTGACAGCAGCAGTAGTCGAACTCGATGCCCTGGCCGATGCGGTTCGGGCCGCCGCCGAGGATGACGACTTTCTTGGCGTCCGACGGTGCGCTCTCGTCCGCGGCGGGGCCTGCGAACGGCGCCTCGTAGGTGGAGTACATGTAGGCGGTGGGGGATGCGAATTCGGCGGCGCAGGTGTCGATGCGCTTGAATACCGGCCGCACGCCGAGGCCGCGGCGATGCGCCTTCACCTCGGCCTCGCTCTTCTTCGCCAGCACCGCGAGCCGCGCGTCGGAGAAGCCCTTGGCCTTCAGCGCGCGCATGCCGGGCGCGTGCGGCGGCAGGCCGTGCTTGGCGACCTTCGCCTCGGTTTCGATGATGTCGCGGATCCGCGCCAGGAACCAGGGATCGATCTTGCAGGAGGCGAAGATGTCCTCGTCGCTCCAGCCGAGCCGCATCGCCTGCGCCACCTGCAGCAGCCGGTTCGGCGTCGGCGTGCCGAGCGCGGCGCGCACCGCGTTCTTGTCGTCGGAGCGGCCGATGCCCTCGATCTCGATCTCGTCGAGGCCGGTGAGACCGGTCTCGAGTCCGCGCAGCGCCTTCTGCAGGCTTTCCTGGAAGGTGCGGCCGATCGCCATCACCTCGCCGACCGACTTCATCGAAGTGGTCAGCGTCGTGCTGGCGCCGGGGAATTTCTCGAACGCGAAACGCGGGATCTTCGTCACCACGTAGTCGATGGTCGGTTCGAACGAGGCGGGCGTGGCGCCGCCGGTGATGTCGTTGGCGATCTCGTCCAGGGTGTAGCCGACCGCGAGCTTGGCTGCGACCTTGGCGATCGGGAAGCCGGTCGCCTTCGAGGCCAGCGCGGAGGAGCGTGACACGCGCGGGTTCATCTCGATCACGACCATCCGGCCGTCGGCTGGATTGACGCCGAACTGCACGTTCGAGCCGCCGGTCTCGACGCCGATCTCGCGCAGCACCGCCAGCGAGGCGTCGCGCATGATCTGGTATTCCTTGTCGGTCAGCGTCAGCGCCGGCGCGACCGTGATCGAATCGCCGGTGTGAACGCCCATTGGATCGACGTTCTCGATCGAGCAGACGATGATGCAGTTGTCCTTCTTGTCGCGGACAACCTCCATCTCGTACTCCTTCCAGCCGAGCACGGATTCCTCGATCAGCACCTCGTTGGTCGGCGAGGCGTCGATGCCGCGCTCGACGATCTCGATAAACTCCGCCTTGGTGTAGGCGATGCCGCCGCCGGTGCCGCCCATGGTGAAGGAGGGGCGAATGATCGCCGGCAGGCCGATCTCGTCGAGGGTACGCAGCGCGTCGGGCAGTGTCTTGATCTGATGCGAGCGCGGCGTCTCGAGGCCGATCTTGGTCATCGCGTCGCGGAAGCGCTGGCGGTCTTCCGCCTTGTCGATGGCGTCGGCGGTGGCGCCGATCATTTCCACGTCGAACTTCTCCAGCGTCCCCTGCTTGCGCAAGGAGAGCGCGCAGTTCAGCGCGGTCTGGCCGCCCATGGTCGGCAGCAGCGCGAAGCCGCCGGGAATGACGTGGCGTTCGTTCTCGATGATCTTGGCGACGATCTCCGGCGTGATGGGTTCGATATAGGTCGCATCGGCGAGTTCCGGATCGGTCATGATCGTCGCCGGGTTCGAGTTCACCAGCACGACGCGGTAGCCTTCGGCCTTCAGCGTCTTCACCGCCTGGGTGCCGGAGTAGTCGAACTCGCAGGCCTGGCCGATCACGATCGGACCGGCACCGATGATCAGGATGGTGGAGATGTCAGTTCTTTTCGGCATTGGCTCTCGTTCTAACCCGAAACTCGTCTGGCTGGGTGGCCGGCTCCGCGGTGAACGCTGGGTTCACCTGGGATACCGCAAGCCCATGATTTTTGGGTGGTTTCGATCCGGAAGCGTCCTGCGGCCGCAAGTGCCGGTCTGAACCACCACACGAAGGGGATGACGGCGCACAAAAAAAGGGCGCGCCTGCCGCGCGTCCCCTGCGAAACCCCCGCGCCAGGGTCGAACCTTGCGCGGGCCGTATCTAGACCAGAACGGCGGGGTGGGGAAGGGCTAAAACGGCCAATCCACCAGCATGTTCAGCATGTTCACCGGCGCCGGCCAGCGCCTGGGGAGGATGGGAAGGGAGTTGGAGGCCCGGCCTGGAGTTTAACCAGGATTAAGAACCGTGCAGGGCTCTTTGCGTAGACGTTCCGCCACCGGGCCGTCTTTATTTTTACTCGCGTCTCCTAACGAGTCGCTACCCGGGCGACGGGTGACCTGCGGCTATGGTTAACCCTTGACCGTTGGAGGCGCAGGCGTCGCGACGAACGACAGCCGCGCCGGCTGATGTTCGAAATTGAACGGCAGCCGCGCGGTGGCGAAGCCCGCCGCATTGATGCGGCCGACGATCTCCTGTTCCGAATAGGTGGTGACGCCGAGCTCGGCGCGGATGCGGCGGTAGGGCGACAGCACGGTGCGGATCAGTCCGCCGATCGCCGCGGTGAGAAAACCGTTGCGCCACGCATAACGCAGCAGCGCCAGCGCGTCCGAGGCCGGGCTCACGCCGGGCGGGATCACGTCGGCCAGCACCAGCCGGCCGTGCGGCGCGAGCAGCACCCGCCAGCGCCGCAACAGCGCGTCGAGTTCGTCCCGCGTCAGATATTGCGCCACCGAATTCGCCACGATCAGATCGAGCGATCCATCCGGCAGGGCCGCAAGCTCCTCCGGGCTGATCACCGCAATGTTTGCCACTGCGCCGAACCGGCTCCGCATGCTGTCGCGCACCCGCGAGGCGGCCTCGCAGAGCCACAGCCGCCCGACGCGCGCCGCGACCCGGTCCGCATGCAGCGCCTCGCCGCAGCCGAAGTCGAGCACCCTGGCGTCGCCGGCCGGTTGCAGATCGAGGATGCGGTCGGCGACGTCGCGATAGTGCAGGTCGAGGTGGCGTGCGTTGACGTAAATCGAGTGCTGCGAGTTCCAGAAGCTGATCCAGTCTTTCTCTGACATAAGGCCGTCGTGGAGCTGTTGTGTGCGGGGCAATGATCGGGAATGGCGGTCGGGCGGATGCGATTGGCGGCGTGCTAGCGGCGCGGCCGGGATTGGTTGATGAGGGGATCCTGATTTGAGGAAATCCAGGTTCCGATGCCGGAACTCCTGCTAGGATTGCGACGTTAAGGCCCCTGCAGCGTTATGTCCATCGCCGGTGCTGACACCGGCAGCAAGCGTCACAACCGCAAGCGTCACAACCGAAGGAATTTCCACCGTGAACAAGCCCGTCAAACTTGCGTCGAAAGAAAAGGTTGCCGCCGCGCTCGATACCCCCACCGACCTGTCGCAGGAGGGCGTGGACAAGATCAGCGCGGCGATGAACACCATCCTGGCTGATACCTTCGCGCTCTACCTCAAGACCAAGAACTTCCATTGGCACGTCTCGGGGCCGCACTTCCGCGATCTGCACCTGATGTTCGACGAGCAGGGGACCGAGATCCTCGGCACCACCGACGAGATCGCCGAGCGCGTGCGCAAGATCGGCGGCACCACGCTGCGCTCGATCGGCCAGATCGGCAAGCTGCAGACGCTGGAGGACAACGACGAGGCGTTCGTGCCGGCCATCGACATGCTGCGCGAGCTGATGAACGACAACAAGAAGGTGGTGAAGGCGATGCGTGAGGCGCACGAGATCGCCGACAAATACGACGACACCGCCACCGCGAGTCTGCTGGAGAACTTCATCGACGCGGCGGAGAAGCGGGTGTGGTTCCTGTTCGAGGCGAGCCGCGCCCAAGGAGACAACGCGCGCTGATCGCACCCGGCGGCTGCCGTTCTGGTCAGGGTCACCCGCGCAGCGTTATGACAAAAAAAGCGCCCGCCTTGCGGCGGGCGAAGCGGGACGTGAGAGGGATCGCGCCCCGGAAAATGATCCGCCCTAACCCTTGCCGGGGGCCGATCCCGTCGGCAGATCGAACACGAGGCAGGTGGTGGTGCCGTGCGCCAGCAGGCGGCCTGATGCGTCACGCAAATGCGCCTCGGCGGTCGCCACCCGGCGGCCGGCGGTCATCACCCGGCCCTCGGCCTGGATCGGGCCGGTGTCCTTGGTGATTGCTTTCACCAGGCTGACCTTGAACTCCAGCGTCGTATAGCCCTGGCCCTGCTCCAGCGTCGTATGCACCGAGCAGCCGAGCACGGTGTCGAGCAGCGTTGCCGCGTAGCCGCCATGCACCGAGCCGATCGGGTTGTAGAAGTCGAACGAGGGGATCGCCTCGGCGCGCGCATAGCCTTTCTCGACCTTGGTGATCAGGAAGTTCATCGTCCGGGTGATCGGCGGTGCCGGCAGCTTGCCGTCCAGCATCGCCTGCATGAAGGCGAGGCCGGACATCGAGGCCAGCACCTGCGGCGGCACCACGTCGTAGCGGCGCTCCTCCTGCAGCAGCGCGGCGATGTCCTTCGGCGGCGACACGTTCATGATTGCAACATCCTGGCTGGCTGATTATGATTACGTTCGTAACGAATAAATCGCACCCTGTCCATCGGCCTGCCGGAAGGCCAGCCATGCGGTGGTCGAGCCCGAAGGGCTCGCCGGGGCCGCGACGCGACATCCCAGCGGGAGGCTGCATGCGCATCACCAAGGAAAAAGCCGCGCAGAACCGGGCGCGGATCGTCGCCGCAGCCGCGCGTCTGTTCCGCGAGGAGGGGCTGGCCGGCGTCGGCATCGATGCGGTGGCCGCCGCGGCCGGGCTGACCCACGGGGCGGTCTACAGCCATTTCGACTCGAAGGAGGCGCTGGCCGCGGCCGCGGTCTCGCACGCGCTGGCCGACTCCATGGCCGGCTGGCTCGCGCTGACCGAGGGCTTGGACGAACGGGCCGCGTTCGAGCGGCTGATGAAGGCTTATGTCTCGCGGCTGCATCGCGACGAGCCCGGCGCCGGCTGCTCGATCGCGCTGCTCGGCGGCGAGGCGCAGCGCGCCGGCGCGCCGTTGCAGCAGGCGTTCAAGCAGGGTGTGGAGCAGATGCTGAGCGTGGTGGCGATGAGTGGCGGCAAGCCGCTCTCGGCCGAGCAGCGCGCATCGGCGATCGCCAACGTTGCAACGATGGTCGGCGCATTGGTGCTGGCGCGGGCGACGATCGCGGACCGTGCGCTGTCCGACGAGATTTTGAAGACGGTGCGGACGAAGCTGCTGGCGCTGGCGTGACGACCCAGCTTGAGGACGCAGTCTCCGACCTCAATCTCATTCTGAGCTCAATCCTCATGGTGGTGAGGAGGTCCGCAGGACCATCGCGAACCATGAGGCCGACGATGCAAGGCCACACGGGCCTCATCCGTCGCGACGGCCGCTAAGCGGTTTCCCCAGGATAAGGCCGAGCCTGCGGCACAAGCCCTGAAGAGCCGCTTACGCTGCCTTGCGCTTGCGCATCAAATCCGTGAAGCGCTTGAACAGGTAGTGCGAGTCGCGCGGGCCCGGCGAAGCCTCCGGGTGATACTGCACCGAGAACACCGGCTTGTCGGTCAGCGCGAGGCCGCAGTTCGAGTTGTCGAACAGCGACACATGCGTCTGCTGCACGTTCTTCGGCAGCGAATCCTTATCCACGGCGAAGCCGTGGTTCATCGAGGTGATCTCGACCTTGCCGGTGGTCATGTCCTGCACCGGGTGGTTCGCGCCGTGATGACCCTGATGCATCTTCACGGTCTTGCCGCCGAGCGCGAGGCCGAGCATCTGGTGACCGAGGCAGATCCCGAACGTCGGCACGCCGGACTCGATCACCTGCTTGATCACCGGCACCGCATACTTGCCGGTCTCCGCCGGATCGCCGGGGCCGTTCGACAGGAACACGCCGTCCGGCTTCAGCGCCAGGATGTCCTCCGCCGGGGTGGTCGCCGGAACGACGGTGACCTTGCAGCCTTCGCCGGCGAGCAGGCGTAGGATGTTGCGCTTGATGCCGTAGTCGATCGCCACCACGTTGAATTCCGGCTTGTCCTGCCGGCCGAAACCCTTGCCCCATTCCCACGGCGTCTCGTCCCAGACGAAACGCTGGCCGCTGGTCACCATCGGCACGAGGTCCATGCCCTCGAGCCCCGGCCACTCGCGCGCTTCCTGCCTCAGGCTGTCGAGGTTGAACGTGCCATCGGCGGCATGGGCGATCACCGCGTTCGGCATGCCCTTGGTGCGGATCAGCGCGGTCAGCGCGCGGGTGTCGATGCCGGCGAGGCCGATGATGCCGCGCGCCTTCAGCCACTGGTCGAGGTGGCGCGTCGCGCGGTAGTTCGACGGATCGGTGATGTCGGCGCGCAGGATGACGCCGCGCGCGCCCGGCGTCGCCGCCATGTTCAGCGCCTCGATGTCCTCCTCGTTGGTGCCGACATTGCCGACATGCGGGAAGGTGAAGGTGATGATCTGGCCCGCATAGGAGGGATCGGTGAGGATCTCCTCATAGCCGGTCATCGCCGTGTTGAAGCAGACTTCGCCCACCGCGAAGCCCTCCGCGCCGAGGCCGAAGCCTTCCAGCACGGTGCCGTCGGCAAGCACGAGGAGCGCGGTCGGTTTCGGTTCCGGCCAGGCTGATGCAGCGTCATTTTGTGTCATGAGCTCACCTCATAGTCCCTGTTGACTTTCTGCGTCAATGTCGACTTTCCGCATTGCCGCAAACTGTCAACATGCCTGATGAAAAACGCATGATTTGACACAAGTTTCCGGCCTCCTATGCTCGTTGGAGCAACCGCGACCTTGTCGATTTCTGTCGAAAACGGAGCCCGCCCATGCCCGACCTGCCGATTGTGCTCGTTCCAGGCCTGGGCAGCTCGGTCCGCAACCATCTGGCGATCCTGCCGACGCTCTGGCGGCACGGTTCGGTGATGGTGATCAACCAGACCCGCGACGACACCATCGCGGCGATGGCGAAACGGGCATTGGACGAAGCGCCGCCGCGCTTTGCGCTGATCGGCCATTCGCTGGGTGGCTACATCGTGCTGGAGATGATCCGCCAGGCGCCGGAGCGGATCACCCGGCTGGCGCTGCTCAACACCCAGGCGCGGCTCGATGCGCCGGAGACCACGGCGCTGCGGCTGCATCGGATCGCCGAGACCAAGGCCGGCCGCTATGCGGAGATGCAGGCGGCGAACTTCCCCGTCAGCGTGCATCCCTCGCGCGCGGAGGACCCGGAGCTGATCGAGATGGCGCGGCTGACGCGCGAGGACGCAGGCCCGGAGGCGTTCCTACGCCAGCAGGCGGCGATCATGGCGCGCAAGGACTCGCGGCCGTTCCTGAAGGACATCCGCGTGCCGGTGCTGGTGCTGTCGGGAGATCAGGACCGCTCGATCTCCAACGAGTATTCGCGGGAGATGGCGGACCTCATTCCCGGCGCCAAGCTCGTGATCGTGCCGCGCTGCGGCCATCTGGCGCCGGCCGAGCAGCCGGAAGCGGTGAGCGAGGCGCTGGAGGACTGGCTGGCTGCGTGATCGCGGACAGTGTTCGGATCAGATGATCGGATCACGCCCCATCCCTGATCGCGCAAGCCGTTGTGAAGCGCGGCGAAACCCCTTACATGCGTGCGTCTGACGAAGGAGACTGTCATGCTGCGCGACGCCATCAACACCGCTGTCAAGGAGGCCATGAAGGCCAAGGACGAGCGCAAGCTCTCCACGCTGCGCATGGTCAACTCCACCATCAAGAACGCCGACATCGACGCGCGCGGCCAGGGCAAACCGCCGCTCACTGACGAGGACCTGCTCGGCCTGTTGCAGAAGATGATCAAGCAGCGCCAGGAGTCGGTGGAGCTGTACGACAAGGGCGGCCGCGCCGAGCTTGCCGCGCAGGAGCGCGAGGAGATCGCGGTGATCTCCGCCTACCTGCCGAAGCAGCTTGGCGAGGACGACGTCAAGGCGGCGATCGCCGCCGCCATCGCCGAGACCGGTGCGGCCGGCATGAAGGACATGGGCAAGGTGATCGGCGTCCTGAAGGCGAAGTATGCGGGCCAGATGGACTTCGGCAAGGCCAGCGCGCTGGTGAAGGCCGCGCTGACCGGCTGAACGTCCGGGCCGCTGTCATTGATCTCTAGGCTATGCCCACTTTTCCAACTCCCGGCCATGATCGGCGGCTCTTCCCTGCCCCTTCTCATGTTTCAGTTTTGGAGAACGCCGATGAATGCCTCCGCGGCAACCGGCCATGTGACACTTGACCTTGCGACCAAGGCCGACCTGCCGCGCTTCCGCAAGGATCTTCAGGAAGCGTTTGCGATCGCTGTCGTGCAAACCTTCGGATCGGTCAACGATGGGCCGATCCCGCCCGATGAAGACGTGGCCGCCTCCTTCACGGCCCCGAATGCCGTTGCTCACCGAATCCTCGAGGACGGCCGATGGGTCGGTGGGGCCGTGGTTTCGATCGATACCGAGACGCAGCGGAACTCACTCGACTTCTTCTTCGTGCGCGCCGATGAATTGGGCCGTGGCATCGGCCGCAAGGCTTGGGCCGCGATTGAGGCGACATACCCGGACACAACGGTCTGGACGACCCACACTCCCTACTTCGAAAAGCGCAACATCCACTTCTACGTCAACGTCTGCGGCTTCCACATCGTGGAATATTACCACGCCGGCCACCCGGATCCGAACCGCCCGCATGAACCTGATCTGCCGGGCGACGACGGCATGTTTCGCTTTGAGAAGCGTGCGCAAGAAGTCCGGTAGCTGAGTGGGCCGCGCTTTGCCTGTGGGGCGTGAGAGCCCGCTCACGCACAAGCTGCGGCGCCGCGGATCGACCGATGTTTGATATTGCGATGCTCCCGTCCGCTCGGGGCCAGGGATCCAAATTGTA
The sequence above is drawn from the Afipia sp. P52-10 genome and encodes:
- a CDS encoding TetR/AcrR family transcriptional regulator; this translates as MRITKEKAAQNRARIVAAAARLFREEGLAGVGIDAVAAAAGLTHGAVYSHFDSKEALAAAAVSHALADSMAGWLALTEGLDERAAFERLMKAYVSRLHRDEPGAGCSIALLGGEAQRAGAPLQQAFKQGVEQMLSVVAMSGGKPLSAEQRASAIANVATMVGALVLARATIADRALSDEILKTVRTKLLALA
- the carA gene encoding glutamine-hydrolyzing carbamoyl-phosphate synthase small subunit, encoding MTQNDAASAWPEPKPTALLVLADGTVLEGFGLGAEGFAVGEVCFNTAMTGYEEILTDPSYAGQIITFTFPHVGNVGTNEEDIEALNMAATPGARGVILRADITDPSNYRATRHLDQWLKARGIIGLAGIDTRALTALIRTKGMPNAVIAHAADGTFNLDSLRQEAREWPGLEGMDLVPMVTSGQRFVWDETPWEWGKGFGRQDKPEFNVVAIDYGIKRNILRLLAGEGCKVTVVPATTPAEDILALKPDGVFLSNGPGDPAETGKYAVPVIKQVIESGVPTFGICLGHQMLGLALGGKTVKMHQGHHGANHPVQDMTTGKVEITSMNHGFAVDKDSLPKNVQQTHVSLFDNSNCGLALTDKPVFSVQYHPEASPGPRDSHYLFKRFTDLMRKRKAA
- a CDS encoding alpha/beta fold hydrolase; amino-acid sequence: MPDLPIVLVPGLGSSVRNHLAILPTLWRHGSVMVINQTRDDTIAAMAKRALDEAPPRFALIGHSLGGYIVLEMIRQAPERITRLALLNTQARLDAPETTALRLHRIAETKAGRYAEMQAANFPVSVHPSRAEDPELIEMARLTREDAGPEAFLRQQAAIMARKDSRPFLKDIRVPVLVLSGDQDRSISNEYSREMADLIPGAKLVIVPRCGHLAPAEQPEAVSEALEDWLAA
- a CDS encoding GatB/YqeY domain-containing protein, producing MLRDAINTAVKEAMKAKDERKLSTLRMVNSTIKNADIDARGQGKPPLTDEDLLGLLQKMIKQRQESVELYDKGGRAELAAQEREEIAVISAYLPKQLGEDDVKAAIAAAIAETGAAGMKDMGKVIGVLKAKYAGQMDFGKASALVKAALTG
- a CDS encoding GNAT family N-acetyltransferase, with protein sequence MNASAATGHVTLDLATKADLPRFRKDLQEAFAIAVVQTFGSVNDGPIPPDEDVAASFTAPNAVAHRILEDGRWVGGAVVSIDTETQRNSLDFFFVRADELGRGIGRKAWAAIEATYPDTTVWTTHTPYFEKRNIHFYVNVCGFHIVEYYHAGHPDPNRPHEPDLPGDDGMFRFEKRAQEVR